The Ignavibacteria bacterium genome contains the following window.
GTACATGGCTGATAATAATTCTAGTTCTTTACATATTCGGGCATTTAATTTTTAGAATGGTTAACTTTTAATTAGCTTTATGTAATCGAAACATTCTTGCATTTAAGTCGTCAAAGAAAAAAATCTGGAGAATAAAATGAATAAAAAGCTTTATAGATCTCGACAAAATAAAATAATTGGTGGTGTGTGTGGAGGAATTGGAAAATATTTCGATATTGATCCAGTTCTGATCCGTCTTTTATTTGTTTTAATAACTCTCTTAAATGGTGCTGGACTAATATTATATATAATTCTTTTGATTATATTACCTCTAGAGCCCTTTAATCCCGATGAAATTGAAATAAAAGATTTTACAGAAATTCCTGACGAAAAACTCGTTAATACGGCATCTGACTTCACTGATCGGAAGGAAAAAACTAAGAAGATTTTTGGAATAATTTTACTAATAATTGGAACTCTTCTTTTTCTGGAAAATTTCATAGACATACTTGATTTTGAGATTTTTGCTCCTCTAATAATGATATTGATAGGTTTATATCTCATTTATGACAGCATAAAAAAACAGGGAATAAAAAATGAAAACTAATCATTTCTTTTGGGGAATATTTTTAACAGTTCTTGGTTTACTCTTTTTAATTGATAATTTTTTTGCAGTAAACGTGGAACTGGATTTTATTCTAAAACTCTGGCCAGTAATTTTAATTTTGATTGGTTTGCGATTGATACTCAAAAATAAAATCGCATTAAATCTCTTAGTATTTGTTACTGCTGTTCTGTTATCTTTTATTGTTTATGCTTTTATTTTTAATCCATTCCATTGTGGGAATGTTC
Protein-coding sequences here:
- a CDS encoding PspC domain-containing protein, which gives rise to MNKKLYRSRQNKIIGGVCGGIGKYFDIDPVLIRLLFVLITLLNGAGLILYIILLIILPLEPFNPDEIEIKDFTEIPDEKLVNTASDFTDRKEKTKKIFGIILLIIGTLLFLENFIDILDFEIFAPLIMILIGLYLIYDSIKKQGIKNEN